In Microbacterium terrisoli, the genomic stretch GTCGAATAGGGCTTGCCCATCTTGGTCAGGCCGGCGTTCAGGCCGAGCAGGCCCACCAGCCCAGGCCAGTCGGGGGCGAAGTTCGCCGTCGTCAGGATCGGTCCGCGGTGCGTGCGCAACCCTGCGAGCACGTGATGCGAGTACTGCCAGTTGGCGATCGCGACGACCAAGGGTGCGTCCTCGGGGATGTTCTTGAACACCTCCATGCCCATCCGCTGACTGCGGATGTAGCCGTGGCCCCGCTCGGCATCCACTCCGAACGCGCGCACGACGCTCCACCCCAGGTGCTCGAACGCGGCCGTCACGGCCGCTTCGGTCGCCGCCTGCACCGGCCAGCCGGCGACATTGGCCGATTCGCGCAGGTCACCGGACGTGATCAGGTAGACCGTGTTCGGTGCGACGACCGGGCGCGTGGCCGGGGTGGGGAGTGTGTAGCTCATGGTTTCTCCGTTGGTGTGTGGTCAGTTTGGGCTCGACCATTGAGCGAGCGCGGTGAGTCGAAACGACCTCGGTGCTGTTCGCCGGCGGTCAGTCGGATCTCGCGTCCGACGACGGTGCCGTCGAAGCGCAATTCGTCGATGGCGAGCACACCCCGTTCCAGGTGCAGTGTGAAACCGTTCAGGTCGGTCTCGACACGGCCCCACCCGGTGGCGGTGATGAACAGGGCACGCAGAGGCACGCCGACGGCGGGTGCGAATTCCAGGGTGCGGGTCGCGGCATCCCACTGCTGCCCGGTGAAGGCGAGCAGCAGTGCCCACGACGCCATCGATCGGGCATAGTGATTGCCGCATTCGATCTCGTTCCACGGGTTGCGCACGATGCCGTCGTAGCGTGCGCGGAGCGTTCGTTCGATGCGCAGCGCGTCCTCGACGCGACCGGTGTAGACGAGGGATGCCGCCACCTGATGCTCGATGCCGGTCCAGACCTCGTCGGAGTAGACGAACGGGATCGCCGGTTCGCCGTCGCGCGGCCACGAGGCCAGCAGAAGGCCGCCCTCGCCGTTCAGCGCATATACGCGCTGAGTGCTCTCGTGCGCGGTGAGGTCGGCACGGAAGTTGTGGGCCACGATCGCCCCGAGCGCGCTGCGCACGTGGTCGGGCGGCAGGATCGAGCCGAGCCCGCCCACGAACGCGTGGAATTGGCCGAGGAGCTGGTCCGAGAGCACGCCGTCGCCATACTGATACCGGTGCTCGTCGACATCGTCGATCACCTGACGGTAGTACTCGCCGTTCCACAGCACGGCGTCCATTCCGGCCGCGGCCCGGTCGGCTCGCGCGGTCCAGTCGACGGCTCGCTCGCTCTCGCCGAGGTGCGCAGCCATCTGGGCCCCCGCGCGCAGCGCAGCCACGAACATCGAGTTGGCAAGCGGATCGATCCCGTGGAACTCGATGTCATAGGTGTTGTGCAACTCGCCGTCGAGCAGTCCGTCGCCATCGCGGTCCCACTCGCGGATGGCGTGGTCCAGGGTGCGCGCCGCCGGCGCCCAGAGTTCGCGCAGGAATGCGTCATCGCCCGAATACCGCCATTCCCGGTGCAGGCGCAGGAACGTGCCCAGCTGGCCGTCGACGGCGGGAGTCATGAACCAGGCGGGCGAGCCGAAGACACGGTTCGAGCGGAACTTCTGTGCACCCTCGGCATCGGTCTCGAGAAGGTACTCGACGCGCCGTGCACTGCGTTCCAGCGTGGGGAACAGCCAGGCGACGGTCTGCGCATACGACCACACGTGCGTGCAGGTGCCCTCGCACGAACCGGCATGGTCGAATGAGCCCTCCCAGGCGGCGAACACCGGCCCTTCGCCCAGATCAGGGTTCGGCGTCTCCACCACGAGGCACGTCGTCGATCGCAGCGCGGCGATGTTCGCACCCGCCGCGTCGGCCACGACGGGGTCAAGGCTGCCGCCGTAGAGGGCGTCGACGAACGCCGTCGTCGTCTGCTCGAGGTCGGCCAGGTTCGCATGCAGGTGTGTCGCCGCCGCCCACGCGTCCGGCCAGAGCGTCGCATAGTGGTTGCGCACCATCTGGTCGCCGTGCAGATCGTGGAGGATGATGTGCCCGCCCCAGCCCCGCCGCCGGTTCGGGAACGACCAGCTCAGGACGAACTCGAAGTTGCGGCTCTCGCCGACGGCGAGCTCGTGGACGATACCCAGCGAACCCGTACGCAGGCGGGGGAGCCTCTCGAACAGCTCGGACTCGCTCATCGGCGTTCCGGTGTCCCCCTCTGCGAACAGACCACGGGGACGATCCTCGAGCGTGAGACGCGGCTCGTCGCCGAGCAGGCCGTCGTCGATCAGATCGTTCCAGAACAGGCGCGCACCGTCAGGCCAGAACCCCGTGACCCACTGCGTCTTGACGGTCGTCGATTCGTCTGTCGTAGTCAGCGCCAGCGTGCCGTACCCGACGTCATCGTCCGGCAGGTCGATTCCGAAGTCGAGACCGCGCACTCCGGCGCCGGCAGGGCCGCCGTCGCGCCAGCGCACGCTCTGCGTGCCGCGCATGCCGAACGGGCCTTCGCCCCGACCGGCCGTGTGGCTCATCGAGCCGGCGACGGTGACACGCAGGGGGACCGACGCGGTGTTCGTGACGGTGTAGCGCAGGACCGCGGCGGGAATGCCCGAGGCGTCAGGATCCAGCGGCACGAGCGGCGTGAAAGCCCGCAGCGAGACCTCGACCGGCAGGACGTCGTCGGTGAAGTCGATGTCGACGACGGGATACTCACCGTGCATCGTCGCCGCCGCCAGCCGCGGCAGGCCCGCAAGGGCGTCGAACGGGGCACCGGCATCCCAATCGAACGGACCGTTCAGCCGCGCCTCGAGCACGCGCGTGACCGCTGCCGGCCCCATGTCGCCTGCCGGACGCACATGTATCGCGAAGAACGAATTCGGGTTGCGGCGGCCCTTGTCGGGCAGATTCTCGAGCTCCCAGTCGCGCAGCTCTCCGCGCGCGCCGAGCGACACCGTGCCGGTGCCGATGCCGCCGAGGGGAAAGGCGGCGCGAGCCGAGGTATGCGGGATGCCGCGAGCTCGGCGCATCATGCGACACCCCGCTGCTGCGCTGCCAGCTCGTGCATGACGTCCTTCGTGCCGGCGTACAGACGCAGGTAGCGGTCGAACAGGGCGTCATAGACGCGGGATGCCTCGGGGTCGGGCACGATGGTCTCGGCGACCGGATTCCATTCGGCGATCGACGGTGTGGCATCCGACTCCGCAATCGCAGTAGCGGCGAGGAATGCGGCGCCATAGCTCGCGCCGATCGTCGTGCGAGGCACCTGCTGGGTCAGGCCCGTGGCATCCGA encodes the following:
- a CDS encoding GH116 family glycosyl-hydrolase, producing MMRRARGIPHTSARAAFPLGGIGTGTVSLGARGELRDWELENLPDKGRRNPNSFFAIHVRPAGDMGPAAVTRVLEARLNGPFDWDAGAPFDALAGLPRLAAATMHGEYPVVDIDFTDDVLPVEVSLRAFTPLVPLDPDASGIPAAVLRYTVTNTASVPLRVTVAGSMSHTAGRGEGPFGMRGTQSVRWRDGGPAGAGVRGLDFGIDLPDDDVGYGTLALTTTDESTTVKTQWVTGFWPDGARLFWNDLIDDGLLGDEPRLTLEDRPRGLFAEGDTGTPMSESELFERLPRLRTGSLGIVHELAVGESRNFEFVLSWSFPNRRRGWGGHIILHDLHGDQMVRNHYATLWPDAWAAATHLHANLADLEQTTTAFVDALYGGSLDPVVADAAGANIAALRSTTCLVVETPNPDLGEGPVFAAWEGSFDHAGSCEGTCTHVWSYAQTVAWLFPTLERSARRVEYLLETDAEGAQKFRSNRVFGSPAWFMTPAVDGQLGTFLRLHREWRYSGDDAFLRELWAPAARTLDHAIREWDRDGDGLLDGELHNTYDIEFHGIDPLANSMFVAALRAGAQMAAHLGESERAVDWTARADRAAAGMDAVLWNGEYYRQVIDDVDEHRYQYGDGVLSDQLLGQFHAFVGGLGSILPPDHVRSALGAIVAHNFRADLTAHESTQRVYALNGEGGLLLASWPRDGEPAIPFVYSDEVWTGIEHQVAASLVYTGRVEDALRIERTLRARYDGIVRNPWNEIECGNHYARSMASWALLLAFTGQQWDAATRTLEFAPAVGVPLRALFITATGWGRVETDLNGFTLHLERGVLAIDELRFDGTVVGREIRLTAGEQHRGRFDSPRSLNGRAQTDHTPTEKP